A DNA window from Patescibacteria group bacterium contains the following coding sequences:
- the dcd gene encoding dCTP deaminase, whose protein sequence is MGILTKSEIIKSISQGELTFEPGVDQFQLQPAAIDVRVGSNFFIPKTWSFSEEGRTELMVDHLNNEVKSEVLDILHLKPGQTFELLPGEFILISTLEKININSGRIMATLYPRSSTTRRGISIESGIIDPHFSGSLMIPVFNMTKTQKIRIYPGERIAQLVFQTMEHDITVKEAEEHGLSKPKYQGVEGYQLDYKFDPHDEINLLRDGAVDKIKKNYLVEVPDAPIKTEKNDEEKNQLPLSA, encoded by the coding sequence ATGGGAATTCTGACAAAGAGTGAAATTATCAAATCTATCAGCCAGGGCGAGCTAACTTTTGAGCCAGGAGTTGACCAATTTCAACTTCAACCAGCCGCAATTGATGTTCGCGTCGGCTCCAACTTCTTTATCCCCAAGACTTGGTCTTTCAGCGAAGAAGGCCGGACAGAATTGATGGTTGATCATTTGAACAACGAGGTGAAAAGCGAAGTTCTAGATATCCTGCACCTGAAGCCCGGCCAAACCTTCGAATTACTTCCGGGTGAATTCATCCTCATTTCGACTCTCGAGAAGATCAATATCAACTCCGGTCGGATCATGGCCACTCTCTACCCTCGGAGTTCGACTACTCGTCGTGGCATCTCGATCGAATCAGGCATTATCGACCCTCATTTCTCTGGCTCTCTCATGATTCCAGTTTTCAACATGACCAAGACTCAGAAAATCAGAATTTATCCCGGCGAGAGAATCGCACAGCTCGTCTTCCAGACCATGGAGCATGATATCACGGTCAAAGAAGCGGAGGAACATGGCCTTTCCAAGCCAAAATATCAGGGTGTCGAAGGCTATCAGCTAGACTACAAATTTGATCCGCACGATGAAATTAACCTTCTTCGAGATGGTGCAGTCGACAAAATCAAGAAGAATTATCTCGTAGAAGTTCCAGATGCACCGATAAAAACAGAAAAAAATGACGAAGAAAAAAATCAATTGCCCCTATCTGCCTGA
- the thrS gene encoding threonine--tRNA ligase gives MESDHKALGRELGLFSFDEKVPGVVYWWPKGLTLFNVILADLQKHLTADGYKEIKSASIISTETLKTSGHFDNYHEKLFFVGNEKELDKPKWCLKPMSCPGSLMIFNEEIHSYKDLPIKLAEFGTVFRYEQAGEVNGLLRLRNFTQDDAHIYCDDNHIEKEIAKLIDFVFETYHRYGFTDIRVELSTRPEKSIGSDEVWTKAEGGLEKALKSKKVEFKINKGDGAFYGPKIDFHVKDALGRSWQLGTIQLDFAMAERLDANYVDEKGEKKHPVMIHRAILGSVERFIAILLEQTGGALPTWLSPVQAIVLPIADRHNEYAEKIRKELAGQDVRVQIDVRTESVGKKIREAEMQKIPYMLVIGDKEIEADKVAVRKYGEGDKGQIGIHELVKEITK, from the coding sequence ATGGAAAGCGACCACAAAGCATTGGGGCGAGAATTGGGACTGTTTAGTTTTGACGAGAAGGTGCCAGGAGTTGTTTATTGGTGGCCCAAAGGATTGACACTGTTCAATGTGATCCTCGCAGATTTGCAAAAACATCTTACTGCTGACGGGTACAAAGAGATCAAATCTGCCTCGATTATCAGCACTGAGACACTCAAAACTAGCGGACATTTCGACAACTATCACGAAAAATTATTCTTTGTCGGCAATGAAAAGGAGCTCGACAAGCCAAAATGGTGCTTGAAGCCGATGAGCTGTCCAGGATCACTCATGATCTTTAACGAAGAAATCCACTCGTACAAAGATTTGCCGATCAAATTGGCCGAATTTGGCACAGTTTTTCGCTACGAGCAGGCAGGCGAGGTCAACGGACTATTGCGTCTTCGAAATTTTACACAAGATGATGCGCACATCTATTGTGATGACAACCATATCGAGAAGGAAATTGCCAAATTGATTGATTTCGTATTCGAAACTTATCATCGTTATGGCTTTACGGATATCAGAGTTGAACTCTCTACCAGACCAGAGAAATCGATCGGAAGTGATGAAGTTTGGACCAAGGCAGAGGGCGGGCTGGAAAAGGCCCTGAAATCCAAAAAAGTTGAATTCAAAATCAACAAAGGCGATGGTGCATTTTACGGCCCGAAGATTGATTTTCACGTCAAAGATGCGCTTGGTCGAAGCTGGCAATTGGGCACGATCCAGCTAGACTTCGCCATGGCTGAGAGACTCGACGCCAATTATGTCGACGAAAAGGGTGAGAAAAAGCATCCAGTTATGATCCACCGAGCAATTTTGGGATCAGTTGAGAGATTTATTGCCATACTGCTAGAGCAAACTGGTGGAGCGCTACCTACTTGGCTTTCTCCCGTTCAAGCGATTGTTCTACCAATTGCTGATCGCCACAACGAATACGCTGAGAAGATTAGGAAAGAATTGGCAGGCCAGGACGTCAGAGTCCAAATTGACGTTAGGACCGAATCAGTTGGCAAGAAAATCCGCGAAGCAGAGATGCAAAAGATTCCATATATGTTAGTGATTGGTGACAAAGAAATCGAGGCCGACAAAGTGGCTGTTCGCAAATACGGCGAGGGCGACAAGGGTCAAATCGGCATTCACGAATTGGTCAAGGAAATAACCAAATAA
- the uvrB gene encoding excinuclease ABC subunit UvrB, whose product MEHPFKIHSDWKPAGDQPEAILALTENLKKDVKHQTLWGVTGSGKTFTMANVIQNVQKPTLVIAHNKTLAAQLADEFRAFFPENEVHYFVSYYDYYQPEAYIPHSDTYIEKDSSINDEIDRLRHAATHALLTRKDVIIVASVSCIYGIGSPEFYLSENFSFEVGQKINRNEFLQKLNTLRYERNDIDLKRGTYRLRGDVLEILPAYANNSIRIEFFGDTVEKISEVDWVTGAQMKDLTEFDVFPATHFLTPPELQKKAIEQIKNDLEIQVARFKKEGKPLEAERIEQRTNFDIEMIEQTGSCSGIENYSRYFDGRKAGEPATTLIDYFPEDKLIFIDESHMTVPQIGAMFEGDRARKDKLVEYGFRLPSAYDNRPLRWPEFYKKIDQAIYVSATPGKYEMEKTADNIIRQFIRPTGLLDPIIEIRKTKGQIDDLMAEIAKTTAKGQRVLVTTLTKRMAEELSDYLTDKGIKVAYLHSDIITLERLEILHKLRLGKFDVLIGINLLREGLDLPEVSLVAILDADKEGFLRSKTSLIQTMGRAARHVDGRVIMYADVETDSMKAAIAETTARREVQEKYNQDHGITPISISKSVAPEKIEEEKELSEIEHDFARLPKSEKKRVVADIQVRMLAAAKNLEFERAAELRDQITFLEAQIR is encoded by the coding sequence ATGGAACATCCTTTTAAAATTCATTCCGATTGGAAACCTGCCGGCGATCAGCCGGAAGCGATTTTGGCATTGACCGAAAATCTGAAAAAGGACGTGAAACATCAGACCCTTTGGGGTGTGACAGGAAGCGGCAAGACCTTCACCATGGCCAATGTGATCCAAAATGTGCAGAAGCCTACTCTAGTGATCGCACACAACAAAACTCTGGCCGCACAGCTAGCCGATGAGTTTCGCGCCTTCTTCCCAGAAAATGAAGTCCATTATTTCGTTTCGTACTATGATTATTATCAGCCAGAAGCCTATATTCCCCATTCCGATACCTATATCGAGAAGGATTCCTCGATCAATGATGAGATCGATCGCCTTCGCCACGCCGCCACCCACGCGCTACTGACCCGCAAAGACGTCATCATCGTCGCCTCAGTTTCCTGCATCTACGGTATTGGTAGCCCAGAATTCTATCTATCGGAAAATTTCAGCTTCGAGGTCGGTCAAAAGATAAATCGCAATGAATTCTTGCAGAAACTAAATACTCTGCGTTACGAACGCAACGATATTGATCTCAAGCGCGGAACATACCGCCTTCGCGGCGACGTCCTGGAGATCCTGCCGGCCTATGCCAATAATTCTATCCGAATTGAGTTTTTTGGCGATACAGTCGAGAAAATTTCAGAGGTTGACTGGGTCACTGGCGCACAAATGAAGGATCTGACTGAATTTGATGTTTTCCCGGCTACTCACTTCCTGACCCCGCCAGAATTGCAGAAAAAAGCGATCGAACAGATCAAGAATGATTTGGAGATCCAAGTTGCCAGATTCAAGAAAGAGGGCAAGCCACTCGAGGCCGAGAGGATCGAGCAGAGGACAAATTTTGATATTGAGATGATCGAACAGACCGGGAGTTGCTCCGGAATTGAGAATTATTCTCGTTATTTTGATGGTCGCAAAGCGGGAGAGCCAGCCACCACCCTAATTGACTACTTCCCCGAAGATAAATTGATCTTCATCGACGAATCCCACATGACCGTGCCACAGATCGGCGCAATGTTCGAAGGCGACCGCGCCAGGAAAGATAAATTGGTCGAATACGGCTTTCGTCTACCGTCCGCCTATGACAATCGTCCGCTCCGCTGGCCAGAATTCTACAAGAAAATCGACCAAGCCATCTATGTTTCGGCTACTCCAGGTAAATACGAGATGGAGAAAACTGCTGACAATATTATTCGTCAATTCATCCGTCCGACAGGACTGCTCGACCCAATTATCGAGATAAGGAAAACGAAAGGCCAGATTGATGATCTGATGGCTGAGATCGCCAAGACGACGGCCAAGGGCCAGAGGGTCCTCGTCACGACGCTAACCAAGAGAATGGCCGAAGAGCTCTCAGATTATCTAACGGATAAGGGAATTAAGGTCGCCTATCTCCACTCCGATATTATTACGCTAGAGAGGCTAGAGATATTACACAAATTACGACTTGGCAAATTTGATGTCCTGATCGGGATCAATTTGCTCAGAGAAGGACTCGACCTGCCGGAAGTCTCTCTGGTCGCCATACTAGATGCTGACAAAGAAGGATTTCTCCGTAGCAAGACTAGCCTGATCCAGACCATGGGCCGCGCCGCCCGTCATGTTGACGGCCGAGTTATAATGTACGCTGACGTCGAGACCGATTCGATGAAAGCGGCCATTGCCGAAACAACAGCACGCCGCGAGGTTCAGGAAAAATATAATCAGGACCATGGAATCACCCCAATCAGCATTTCGAAATCTGTCGCCCCAGAGAAGATAGAGGAGGAGAAGGAATTGTCAGAAATCGAACACGATTTTGCCAGATTGCCAAAAAGTGAAAAGAAAAGGGTCGTGGCCGATATTCAAGTAAGAATGCTAGCGGCGGCCAAGAACCTGGAATTTGAGCGTGCAGCAGAGCTTCGCGACCAAATTACCTTCTTGGAGGCCCAAATCCGCTAA
- a CDS encoding KH domain-containing protein — protein sequence MEADQKFVEDLVKSIVENPGDVSTERTIDERGVLIKLNVNPEDMGKIIGKEGKTAKAIRTLLRVFGAKSNSRLNLKIVEPEGSERPERSETASEDQDDVEDATKSALDDVPNDVLA from the coding sequence GTGGAAGCAGATCAGAAATTTGTTGAAGATCTAGTCAAATCAATCGTCGAAAATCCAGGAGACGTTAGCACTGAAAGAACGATCGACGAAAGAGGTGTCCTTATCAAACTCAATGTCAATCCTGAAGACATGGGCAAAATCATTGGCAAAGAGGGCAAAACTGCCAAAGCTATCAGAACTTTACTTCGTGTTTTCGGCGCTAAATCAAACTCAAGACTAAACTTGAAAATTGTTGAGCCAGAAGGATCCGAGAGACCAGAGAGATCAGAAACTGCTAGCGAAGATCAAGACGACGTTGAAGATGCTACCAAAAGCGCTTTGGACGACGTTCCAAACGACGTATTGGCCTAA
- the trmD gene encoding tRNA (guanosine(37)-N1)-methyltransferase TrmD, which translates to MKFDIITLFPEMFVGPFSESILKKAQNKDLIKINFHNLRNWATDAHGTVDDTPYGGGAGMVLKIDVMDKALEAVKSDKAEGSKEKIILLSPKGRRLNQDIVRDLAQYDRLILLCGHYEEFDERIRENLVDDDISLGDFVLTGGEIPAMALVDSVSRLVPGVLKEGSPDEESFMQKDESDNFLLEYPQYTRPVEYKGWKVPEVLQSGNHGEIDKWRDQNRQKAE; encoded by the coding sequence ATGAAATTTGACATTATTACACTGTTCCCTGAAATGTTCGTCGGCCCCTTCTCGGAGTCCATTTTGAAGAAGGCCCAAAACAAAGACCTGATCAAAATTAATTTTCACAATCTAAGAAATTGGGCTACTGACGCTCATGGCACCGTCGATGATACTCCATATGGCGGAGGTGCCGGCATGGTCTTGAAAATAGACGTAATGGACAAGGCGCTGGAAGCAGTCAAAAGTGACAAAGCTGAAGGCTCAAAAGAGAAAATTATTTTGCTATCGCCAAAAGGGCGAAGATTGAACCAAGATATCGTCAGAGACTTAGCCCAGTATGACCGTCTAATCCTGCTCTGCGGGCATTATGAGGAGTTTGACGAGCGTATACGGGAGAATCTAGTTGATGATGACATCTCGCTCGGAGACTTCGTCCTGACGGGTGGAGAGATCCCAGCCATGGCGCTAGTTGATTCTGTCTCTCGTCTCGTACCAGGGGTGCTGAAAGAAGGATCTCCAGACGAAGAATCCTTCATGCAAAAGGATGAATCAGACAATTTCCTGCTCGAATACCCTCAATACACTAGGCCAGTAGAATACAAAGGTTGGAAAGTGCCAGAAGTCTTGCAATCCGGCAATCATGGCGAGATCGACAAATGGCGAGATCAAAACCGTCAAAAAGCTGAATAA
- a CDS encoding alpha/beta hydrolase, translated as MAKLLEFKNQDGELLRGIVDEANSDRAVIFLHGFEGSTVRMRFKNIVDRLKDQAVSFRLDFAGAGISDGDFSKITVAKMVGELNSAIMALKSNCTNIKNVSVVAHSLGACVALKFNQENPDTLGKLILLAPGLNQQKLLRYFFVQSELKDQKIEWSNYEHYLDEAAFQNNCRLDHQMRKEHYLDSGYLSENSEMDYQQFLQTAKPENILIIHGLSDEVVPMASNDKIPSNIRLLEVRDGNHDLARPDMVDQYLDEVIEFLK; from the coding sequence ATGGCAAAGCTATTAGAATTCAAAAACCAAGATGGCGAGTTATTGCGTGGCATCGTCGACGAAGCTAATTCTGACCGAGCCGTTATTTTCCTCCACGGGTTTGAGGGCAGCACAGTTAGGATGAGATTTAAAAATATTGTTGATCGACTGAAGGATCAGGCTGTCTCGTTTCGTTTAGATTTCGCTGGGGCTGGCATTTCGGATGGTGACTTTTCAAAAATAACCGTTGCCAAAATGGTTGGGGAACTAAATTCGGCCATTATGGCGCTCAAATCAAATTGTACCAACATCAAAAATGTTTCTGTTGTGGCTCACAGTCTGGGAGCATGCGTTGCCCTCAAATTTAATCAAGAAAATCCTGATACTCTGGGCAAACTAATTTTACTCGCCCCGGGGCTGAACCAACAAAAACTTCTTCGTTATTTCTTCGTACAATCAGAACTGAAAGATCAGAAAATAGAGTGGTCAAACTATGAACATTATTTGGACGAAGCTGCGTTTCAGAACAACTGTCGACTTGATCATCAAATGAGAAAAGAACACTATCTCGATAGTGGTTATCTATCTGAAAATTCGGAAATGGATTACCAACAATTTCTACAAACCGCCAAGCCAGAAAATATTTTGATCATTCACGGCTTGTCTGATGAAGTCGTCCCCATGGCCAGCAATGACAAAATACCAAGCAATATTCGATTGCTAGAGGTCAGGGACGGCAATCACGATCTTGCGCGACCGGATATGGTTGATCAATATTTGGATGAAGTAATAGAGTTCTTGAAATGA
- a CDS encoding dihydrofolate reductase family protein encodes MKTIIIMAESLDGVIAHDKDHTANWTSKEDKQFFVAETKKGGAIVFGRNTFATFGDRPLPGRLNYVMTMNPEDKKLEKPGLLEFVVNTPPAEVLKNLKKRGFKKVFIGGGSMINSLFFDKQLIDELWITVEPKIFGFGMRILSDVKRDVNLHLKSVKKANQTVLLKYGVNYGNSDKE; translated from the coding sequence ATGAAAACAATAATTATTATGGCTGAGTCTCTGGACGGAGTGATCGCTCATGACAAGGATCACACCGCCAATTGGACCTCGAAGGAAGACAAACAGTTCTTCGTCGCAGAAACGAAAAAGGGCGGCGCCATTGTCTTTGGCCGCAACACCTTCGCCACCTTTGGCGACAGGCCACTTCCAGGTCGTCTCAATTATGTCATGACTATGAACCCGGAGGACAAAAAATTAGAGAAACCGGGTTTGCTCGAGTTTGTGGTCAACACGCCTCCAGCTGAGGTACTAAAAAATTTGAAAAAGCGGGGATTCAAGAAAGTATTCATTGGCGGCGGAAGCATGATTAATAGTCTTTTCTTCGACAAGCAACTTATCGATGAGCTCTGGATTACAGTAGAGCCCAAGATATTCGGTTTTGGCATGAGAATATTGTCCGACGTCAAAAGAGATGTTAATCTGCATTTGAAGAGCGTCAAAAAAGCAAATCAAACGGTATTATTAAAATACGGAGTGAACTATGGGAATTCTGACAAAGAGTGA
- a CDS encoding deaminase, which translates to MTKKKINCPYLPEGREIKYVAVDNPFILAAKKATEKTGCRKQPTGAVLVKNGKVLMTSTNAGKLVEVCPRVVAKSKTGTDYHLCKEICEQEGHSELLVVNKAIEAGIDTEGADVYLWGHWWCCQPCWEAMIRGKIRDVHLPEGATEMFMQ; encoded by the coding sequence ATGACGAAGAAAAAAATCAATTGCCCCTATCTGCCTGAAGGCAGAGAGATCAAATATGTGGCGGTCGATAATCCGTTCATCCTAGCGGCCAAGAAAGCGACCGAGAAGACCGGCTGTCGCAAACAGCCGACCGGTGCAGTGTTGGTCAAAAACGGCAAAGTTTTAATGACTTCGACCAACGCTGGCAAATTAGTCGAAGTTTGCCCCAGGGTAGTTGCAAAAAGCAAGACTGGGACTGATTATCATCTCTGCAAGGAAATTTGCGAACAGGAGGGCCACTCCGAACTTTTGGTTGTGAACAAAGCGATCGAGGCGGGCATCGATACCGAGGGGGCAGACGTCTATCTCTGGGGACATTGGTGGTGTTGCCAGCCTTGTTGGGAGGCGATGATCAGAGGCAAAATTCGCGATGTCCACTTACCCGAAGGTGCGACCGAAATGTTCATGCAATAA
- the rpsP gene encoding 30S ribosomal protein S16, translating to MLKIRLTRVGKKNSPAYRVVVAEQKKAVQRKFIEILGNYNPVLKPKQLVIDKERALFWMSQGAQPSDTVNNLMVDLGILSKDKKIKKVFGKATKKKDEGKEPEAPKAEEAVVTAESAEEAAAETPAEEAPAEESKAEEPVVEEPVAPETPVEETPAEEPVTETEAPVEESPEDSVEK from the coding sequence ATGTTGAAAATCAGACTTACCAGAGTCGGCAAAAAGAATAGCCCGGCTTACCGTGTCGTAGTCGCAGAGCAGAAAAAAGCTGTTCAGCGCAAATTTATTGAAATCTTGGGTAATTACAACCCAGTTCTCAAACCAAAACAGCTTGTTATCGACAAAGAGCGAGCACTTTTTTGGATGAGCCAGGGCGCTCAGCCTTCTGACACCGTCAACAATTTGATGGTTGATCTTGGCATTTTGTCCAAGGACAAGAAAATCAAAAAGGTTTTCGGCAAAGCCACCAAGAAAAAGGACGAGGGCAAGGAGCCAGAAGCTCCTAAAGCCGAAGAAGCAGTCGTAACAGCCGAGAGTGCCGAAGAAGCAGCTGCCGAAACTCCTGCAGAAGAAGCCCCAGCCGAAGAATCCAAGGCTGAAGAACCAGTTGTTGAAGAGCCAGTTGCTCCAGAAACTCCAGTTGAGGAAACTCCAGCCGAGGAACCAGTTACTGAAACCGAAGCTCCTGTTGAAGAATCTCCTGAAGATTCTGTTGAAAAATAA
- a CDS encoding 50S ribosomal protein L25, translating into MSEEFKLKVEIRSEKPNITRKNNKIPAIVYGKHVDPIAVAIDKLEFERIFRHAGTSHLIEMTAGDQKFKTLINDFQKHPVTGQILHIDFTKINMKEKIRAEVPLKFVGESNAVINLEGSLINPIDAIEIECLPADLPAEIEVDIAVLDDFEKNIKISDLNIPAGVEVLSDVEEVIAFVQEPRSEEELEALNEEVVEDVSAIEVENKGEDAPVEEGAAEEKSEDKKEE; encoded by the coding sequence ATGTCAGAAGAATTCAAACTAAAAGTAGAAATCAGAAGCGAGAAACCAAACATTACTCGCAAGAATAACAAAATTCCAGCTATCGTCTACGGTAAACACGTCGATCCTATTGCTGTAGCTATCGACAAGCTCGAGTTTGAGCGCATCTTCCGACATGCTGGTACTTCTCATTTGATTGAGATGACCGCCGGAGATCAAAAATTCAAAACTTTGATTAACGACTTTCAGAAGCACCCCGTGACTGGTCAAATTTTGCATATTGATTTCACTAAGATCAATATGAAAGAGAAAATCCGCGCCGAGGTCCCTCTCAAATTTGTCGGCGAATCCAATGCTGTCATCAATCTTGAAGGTTCTCTCATCAATCCAATCGATGCTATCGAAATTGAATGTTTGCCAGCCGACCTTCCTGCTGAAATTGAAGTTGATATCGCTGTGCTTGACGACTTCGAGAAGAATATCAAGATTTCCGACTTGAATATCCCTGCCGGTGTCGAAGTTCTCTCTGACGTCGAAGAAGTGATCGCATTTGTCCAGGAGCCAAGAAGCGAAGAAGAGCTTGAGGCCCTGAACGAAGAAGTGGTTGAAGATGTTAGCGCAATCGAAGTTGAGAACAAGGGCGAGGACGCTCCCGTTGAAGAGGGCGCAGCCGAAGAGAAATCTGAAGACAAAAAAGAAGAGTAA
- a CDS encoding GIY-YIG nuclease family protein — MGKKYYTYILASKKDGVLYVGVTNNLKRRIYFHKGKYDKESFTSRYFIDKLVHFEEYDNPLSAIEREKKLKRWKRDWKIELIEKENPDWDDLYKNII; from the coding sequence ATGGGAAAGAAGTATTACACTTACATATTAGCCAGCAAGAAAGACGGAGTTTTGTACGTCGGGGTTACGAATAATCTCAAAAGAAGGATTTATTTCCACAAGGGCAAGTATGACAAAGAGAGTTTCACGAGCAGATATTTTATAGATAAGTTGGTACATTTTGAAGAGTACGACAATCCGTTATCTGCGATCGAGAGAGAAAAGAAATTGAAACGTTGGAAGAGAGATTGGAAGATTGAATTAATAGAAAAAGAAAATCCCGACTGGGATGACTTATATAAAAATATTATTTAA
- a CDS encoding MiaB/RimO family radical SAM methylthiotransferase produces MNFYIKVFGCQYNEWDKTRLAFVLNKFGLTESSEESAEIVFLLNCSVRKTGVDRALGFARNFIDQKKKVVVTGCVLEPDKKRFLEKGAILWDGKDFSKLNEALKLEPTDELQTKNYELKTSLVPIMTGCNNFCSYCAVPYTRGREVSRSVEDILNDVRRAVEAGEKEIVLLGQNVNSYSNDFAKLLEQVNAIPGDFKVKFTSNHPKDMSDDIIEAVATLPKIAKEIHLPLQSGSNKVLQSMNRPYTREQYLDLVSKIKKRIPEIRITTDSIIGFPTETEEDFELTVDVYRQVGFAQAFNNKYSPREGTKAWELGDPIPWAEKQRRWRVLNDISYQKSEKPAIAL; encoded by the coding sequence ATGAATTTCTATATCAAAGTTTTCGGCTGTCAGTACAACGAATGGGACAAGACACGTCTCGCTTTTGTTTTGAATAAATTTGGTCTGACGGAATCATCAGAAGAAAGTGCCGAGATTGTTTTCCTGTTAAATTGTTCTGTTCGCAAAACTGGCGTTGACCGAGCTCTCGGCTTCGCACGGAATTTTATCGATCAGAAGAAGAAGGTCGTAGTTACTGGCTGCGTCCTCGAACCCGACAAGAAAAGATTCCTGGAAAAGGGCGCCATACTTTGGGACGGCAAAGACTTTTCAAAATTGAATGAAGCTTTGAAATTAGAACCTACAGATGAATTACAAACTAAAAACTATGAACTAAAAACTAGCCTGGTTCCCATCATGACCGGCTGCAACAATTTTTGCTCATACTGCGCCGTGCCATATACTCGTGGCCGAGAAGTTTCACGATCGGTTGAAGACATATTAAATGACGTTCGCCGCGCTGTTGAAGCAGGAGAAAAAGAGATCGTTTTGCTTGGACAAAACGTGAATTCTTATTCAAATGACTTTGCTAAATTGCTAGAACAAGTAAACGCGATTCCTGGTGATTTTAAAGTCAAATTTACCAGCAATCACCCCAAAGATATGTCTGACGATATTATCGAGGCGGTCGCAACTCTGCCCAAAATTGCTAAAGAAATTCATCTCCCTCTACAATCCGGCAGTAACAAAGTATTACAGAGTATGAATCGTCCGTACACCCGAGAGCAGTATCTCGATTTGGTAAGTAAAATCAAAAAACGTATTCCAGAGATTAGAATTACGACCGATTCAATAATTGGTTTCCCGACCGAAACGGAGGAAGATTTTGAGCTAACAGTCGACGTTTATAGACAAGTCGGCTTCGCCCAAGCGTTCAATAATAAATATTCGCCCCGCGAAGGGACTAAGGCTTGGGAGCTAGGTGACCCGATCCCTTGGGCCGAGAAACAACGCCGCTGGCGTGTGCTCAACGACATAAGCTACCAAAAGAGCGAAAAGCCAGCTATTGCATTATAG
- a CDS encoding 2'-5' RNA ligase family protein — protein MGTEQKNIAVIGLFSEETSDRLQELRAEIAEKFDVREALSWPPHVTLRPGLIVPSDKIADMISQFKEFISPIGPIQVVLSGFKFFDNAIVGGTAKNPYVATVDVAKGAELSGINRKLLQFNAFPAQQARAFDPHVTLAYNDVTEEKFTEIKRYLADRDFDEKSTIDAIALYENTGFGNERILLSKLELISK, from the coding sequence ATGGGCACAGAGCAGAAAAATATTGCAGTTATCGGGCTATTCTCGGAAGAAACAAGCGACCGTCTTCAGGAATTACGCGCTGAAATCGCTGAAAAATTTGATGTGCGCGAAGCATTAAGTTGGCCGCCACATGTGACGTTGCGTCCTGGTCTTATCGTGCCGTCAGATAAGATCGCAGACATGATCTCCCAATTTAAAGAATTTATTTCGCCAATTGGCCCTATCCAAGTTGTCCTGAGCGGTTTCAAATTTTTTGATAATGCTATCGTCGGGGGAACAGCCAAAAATCCTTATGTAGCGACGGTTGATGTGGCGAAGGGAGCCGAGCTATCAGGTATTAATCGAAAGTTACTCCAGTTCAATGCCTTTCCTGCTCAGCAAGCTCGGGCATTTGATCCGCACGTCACTCTTGCCTACAACGATGTTACTGAAGAAAAATTTACCGAAATAAAACGATATTTAGCCGATAGGGATTTTGATGAGAAATCTACGATCGACGCCATCGCACTCTATGAAAATACAGGATTTGGGAATGAACGCATATTATTATCGAAGCTAGAACTGATCTCAAAATAA